GCTGTTAATAAAGGTCAAACACATCTTTCTCTAGTATTCCTCCTCTTAATGTTTAAACCCCATTCTAACATGGATATATGCTGACCAACTTGTCTTATACTCTTTAATCCATGTATTTTCCATGATTGGTATTAAGTTTTTTTGATGAAATCAAGAAATTTGCATCCTTTGCTTGAGCTATGATTATTACATCCTATTATATTCTTTTGCACGGGGAGTCATGAATATTGAAATTGTCATACAATAAGAATCACataaattgtattaaatatgaaatgaactttatttaataattaaaattgtattttttttagaatggCCTTCTGTTAATATAAAGTCttctatttttcttattttttgtaCAGGCTGGCGCTAATGTGAATATCACAGCAGGTGGAGCAACGGCTTTGCACATTGCTGCTGATAATGGTAGCCCAGAGATTATCAAGGCATTATTACAAGCTGGCGCTGATCCGAATGCCAGTGATGAGGTAACTTCAGAACAGTTTATAGTCTCTCTGTTCTCGTGTTCTGATAGCACCTTCTAGTTCTTTTCTTTGatcaaaatttcatttaaaattgaCTTAATTGTACAATAATTCCTTCATATTCGTGTTGGTTTCTACTTCTTGTCACAGTGTGTTGCTATTTACTTGGAGAAATGGATTAAgcatttgtaattataattgcgagagttttaattgtaatttgagAAATTGTTTGGAATCTTATGGAATTGCCAAAATTCGTTCAGGATGGCATGAAGCCAATACAGGTTGCTGCTGCTAGAGGTAATCGGGCAGCTGTTGAACTTCTTTTCCCTGTAACATCACAAGTTCAAGGTGTGTCAGAATGGAATGTTGATGGACTAATTGAATATATGCAATCTCAAACTGAGAAAGCTCaggtaaatattttttttttcttttcaatttctatttggtaatttgattttattactTTTCATTTTGTTCTTGATAGGCAATGGTTTTACTTTGAATTGATATAGAGGAATTATATTTCCTTATtctaacttttttaaaaaataaaaagtgtttTAGTTCTGATTACATCTGAATTTTGGTACAGCAAGAAGCAAATGCTCTGAAGGATGGAAACAAGCCAAAGGAACCCGTCCTTCCCAAGAAAGATTTGCCTGAGGTCCAAATTTAGTTCTTGTTtgcatttttgtctcttttatttttgttgaggGCGTGCCGCTGTTCCAGGCTGTATGCCTGTATATGCAAGTTTCTTACCTTAGAATAGCGAAGGGGGAATTGAGGCCTGACCACCATAATGCTCAGCCTTTTTAaagtgttcttttttttttttgggtgacgaggaaaACCATTAGTCTCTACTTTAGGGTGTGCTTTGGGTAAACCTGCCTTGTGATCCAAGTCGGCAAAGGACCATAAGGAGGTAagccagcctaggttgcccatagcttaccggctcaaaccaagaaggctaataggCTTCTCCCgctgggagtcgaacttgtaaccttgtggttactaagtcaacagcctaaccaacttggttggggtgCCCCCACTTTGAAGTTCCATCTTTGCTGTTCTTGTTCAATAATAAGGGTGGCACAATTTTCTGATCTAGCTTGCCTAGGATATccaaagaaaattattaatttccaGGTGTCACCTGAGGCTAAGAAGAAAGCTGCTGAAGCAAAGGCTAGAGGGCACGATGCTTTTGGAAGAAAGGACTATGCAATGGCTGTAGATGCATATACACAGGTTTATTAAGTATTTTGTTTGTATCTTCTAGTGCATTTTCTTTTATGCTGTCTTTTCTATTGTTGTGAGGTTTGCTATATGCTCCGGACTGTTCACAGGCAATTGATTTTGATCCAACTGATGCAACGTTGCTTTCCAATAGAAGTCTTTGTTGGTTCCGATTGGGACAAGCCGAGCAAGCCTTAGCTGATGCACAGGCCTGCCGAGCAATCAGACCAGATTGGCCGAAGGCTTGCTATAGGGAAGGCGCAGCTCTACGTCTAATGCAGGTACGCCCGTATCGTATTCTCGGCAAAATGAGCAAACTGCTTGTGCgttttctaaattttgtttttaaaatcttGGAATTGCAGAAGTTTGAAGATGCGGCAAATGCCTTCTATGAAGGTGTCAAGCTTGACCCTGAGAGCATGGAACTTGTCACAGCTTTCAGGTATTCTTAGAATCTCATCCATAATAAATTTAACATTCCTACTAATGTACACGTTGCCTTTGAACATTTGATTAGTCATCAAATTCTCATCTTTTATAACTGCTTGCATTTACCAAAATTTTGTCGGCAAAATCTCCTATGAGTCTGTCCCATTGATCCTTATCCGTGAGATAGGTTAGgttttttctttctctcataagtattatacttttcttCATAAGTGACTCTTTAACTCCTAAATAATACTcgtacattttgatttaaaagtattacatttttcatcaaaaggaTAAGTACCAACCAATTTATCTCTGATTAGctagtattacatttctatataAACCTGACACATCTCATGGATCCTCACCATCTTTGTCCATGGCTGTACGGAAAAGGCTATTAGATCATTATTAGGGGTTGGTTCTCAGTGGTAGCGGCCTGCTAGAATGCAAATTAGTCGGTCGAACCCAAAAATAATGAACACGATTTCTTGTTATGTGGACTACAGAGAAGCTGTTGAAGCCGGGAAAAAGTTTCATGCCGCAAGTAAGCAGAATGCTAAAGCTTAGAATGCTGAAAGTACAAAGTGACAGTTTCTGAGATTCCGGTGAAGATCCAATACGATCTTTGAGCTCTGCATTCGCGCTGGACACCTTGTATGTATACATTCAGCTAGAAAATTTTCAGAGTTTAGAATTTTgagtgttttaaaaagtttaccTTTTTTCTCCCCTTAAAAGGGTATATATACAATCACACACTGTTGCATAGTTAATTAACATGTGCAGGAAAATTTGTAGAGACCAAAATAAATTTTCCTTTTGCCTTTGTTTCTGTGGTTTATTGCAACTTCTTTTCTTCTATTCCAACTTGGTTTCAATGCCCTTTTACCAAATTTATTGCTAATACATAGGGTCGTTGGCAAAGTTTGGGAGttctattttaacttttaattttttacccCTGCTGAGCTTATATATAGCATGTGTGTAAAGGGTATTTTTGACATTGTAATACAAAAGCTATTTTCGAGAGCATGTGAATAGCTAATATCAAGGCCTCTAGGAATGTTTATTTCCCTTGCAAAGAGAATAACTCATTTCTAGTAATGGTATTCTTATGATAAAATAATCAAAGACAAAATAAGTTTATTCTCGGAATGTTATTTCATTCTTGACTAATTCCATTAACCAAAGTTGCTGTTAGTGGATAGATTGTTTTATTGCGATGAgaattaaatgtaataattttcaaattatataattataagttaACTATTTTTAGTCACATCTTAAAATAATTGACCGAAATATTTATTGGTGT
This region of Ipomoea triloba cultivar NCNSP0323 chromosome 15, ASM357664v1 genomic DNA includes:
- the LOC116007620 gene encoding uncharacterized protein LOC116007620, translated to MAPDASDALAVREKVEKFLNAARTGDLDLFKKLAKQLDDGKGLVQTVADVKDANKRGALHFAAREGQTDMCKYLVEELKVDVNTKDEDGETPLLHATRQGHTATANYLLQQEADPSIASEMGTTALHHAAGLGDIELMKAFLSKGVNVDLQSDAGSPLIWAAGHAQQDSVKLLLEHNANPNAETEDDITPLLSAVAAGSLQCLELLIKAGANVNITAGGATALHIAADNGSPEIIKALLQAGADPNASDEDGMKPIQVAAARGNRAAVELLFPVTSQVQGVSEWNVDGLIEYMQSQTEKAQQEANALKDGNKPKEPVLPKKDLPEVSPEAKKKAAEAKARGHDAFGRKDYAMAVDAYTQAIDFDPTDATLLSNRSLCWFRLGQAEQALADAQACRAIRPDWPKACYREGAALRLMQKFEDAANAFYEGVKLDPESMELVTAFREAVEAGKKFHAASKQNAKA